CCGGAAAAACTGCCGCCTTACGTTCTGGTCACCAATGTTGAAGGGGCAACCACCACGATCGACTATTCCGACCGCCGTTCCGCCGTGCTGTTCGGCGATTGCGCCACAGCATCGATTCTGTCCACCACGGTTCCGTCCCATAAAATATTTTCCGATTGCGAAATGGATTCCAAACCGACGTTGTGGGACAAAGCGGTGGTGCCGCGCTGGAGCTATTTCGGTCAGGACGGCGGTGCGGTGCAGGGCTTTGCCATCCGCAAGACCACCGACGGCCTGCGCAATATTCTGGCGCTGATTCCGGACGCGGACGCAAGCCGGGTCTTCTTTATCGGACATCAGGCCAATCTGGGTGTTTTGCAGACCGCTGCGGAAAGGTCGGGAATATCTCCTGATCATCACTGGTACAACGTCCATCTCTTCGGCAATGTGGGGTGCGCAGGCGGTCCTTCTGTCTTAAGTCAGCACTGGGATGAACTTCAAGCCGGCGATCACGTGGCGATGTCTCTGGTCGGCGGGGGCCTTACCTGGACGCAGATGCTGCTCACCATTAAATAACCATCAGACATCCTGACTTTCGTTTCCGTTCCCGGCCGGTCTTCGTTTCCGTCACTGCGGCAGAGGCGGAGCGGGCTCTGGTTCAGGCTCGCGCTCGGGCTCGGGCTCGACGGGTTCGAGATCGGGAACTCCGTGTTTCTCGCAGGGCTTTGTCGGCTGGGTATCCTTTATATAAAATTCTTCCCGCTGAACGGGGCAAAGCGGTGTGGCCAGCTCGTTCGTTGTCGGATCGATCAGA
This portion of the Deltaproteobacteria bacterium HGW-Deltaproteobacteria-6 genome encodes:
- a CDS encoding ketoacyl-ACP synthase III, whose protein sequence is MVYLHGIGHFHPENVISNKFLEDLNIGTTVDWIMERVGIESRRTVLPLDYLIQTKNADPRETDKVRLYSDAQMGGRAARMALDRAGLKAEDIGMVISGSSLPQYLTPAEACTVAGDLGIDVPCFDINSACATYGVQMRYLDSVKPEKLPPYVLVTNVEGATTTIDYSDRRSAVLFGDCATASILSTTVPSHKIFSDCEMDSKPTLWDKAVVPRWSYFGQDGGAVQGFAIRKTTDGLRNILALIPDADASRVFFIGHQANLGVLQTAAERSGISPDHHWYNVHLFGNVGCAGGPSVLSQHWDELQAGDHVAMSLVGGGLTWTQMLLTIK